One Halocalculus aciditolerans DNA segment encodes these proteins:
- the ligA gene encoding ATP-dependent DNA ligase LigA: MEFSEFVEHAAAIEAEPADLETVDLVAALLADAGGDLEAVTRFVQGRVFPAWSERKLDVGPAAVYEALAQAAGPNVTAGDVEDRLADVGEIGAVAASYDLDSQRGLAAFTGDESEDDALSLADVVDELDAVAETEGSGSDKETVRRLFGLFNRCSSEEAKYLARLVLGEMRIGVGEGAVRDGIAAAFGVPAERVERALQVSNDYGLVARTARDAGEAGLDGIHLEIGRPVQAMLAQAGTVTDALDAWEEAAVETKYDGARVQLHYDGEDVQIFSRNMEEVTHALPEVVEFAEAELPVPAILDGEVVAVDADGNPRAFQHVLRRFRRKHDVAKAREDVPVELRAFDCLHAWGDDRLDDPLVDRHDALDALLGHTNAVSDLSVSGDVEEIEAFEAESLDAGHEGIMLKNPRSHYSPGKRGQNWLKRKPDVETLDLVVTGAEWGEGRRAELLGTFLLSARTEDGFETIGKVATGITDEELAELTDVLEPHVRHEEGQTVDIEPAVVFEVGYEEIQQSPTYSSGYALRFPRFVTVREDKTPATADSLERVERLVAND, from the coding sequence ATGGAGTTCAGCGAGTTCGTCGAACACGCCGCCGCCATCGAGGCGGAGCCCGCGGACCTGGAGACGGTCGACCTCGTCGCGGCGCTCCTCGCGGACGCCGGGGGCGACCTGGAGGCGGTGACGCGGTTCGTACAGGGCCGGGTGTTCCCGGCGTGGAGCGAGCGGAAACTCGACGTCGGCCCGGCCGCGGTCTACGAGGCGCTCGCGCAGGCCGCCGGCCCGAACGTCACCGCAGGCGACGTCGAGGACCGCCTCGCGGACGTGGGCGAAATCGGCGCGGTCGCGGCGAGCTACGACCTCGACAGCCAGCGGGGCCTCGCGGCGTTCACCGGCGACGAGAGCGAGGATGACGCGCTCTCGCTCGCCGACGTCGTCGACGAACTCGACGCAGTGGCGGAGACGGAGGGGTCGGGGAGCGATAAGGAGACGGTGCGCCGGCTCTTCGGCCTGTTCAATCGGTGTTCGAGCGAGGAGGCGAAGTACCTCGCGCGGCTGGTGCTCGGCGAGATGCGTATCGGCGTGGGCGAGGGCGCGGTCCGCGACGGCATCGCGGCGGCGTTCGGCGTCCCGGCCGAGCGGGTAGAGCGCGCCCTGCAGGTGTCGAACGACTACGGACTCGTCGCCCGGACGGCGCGCGACGCGGGCGAAGCGGGTCTCGACGGCATCCACCTCGAAATCGGCCGGCCGGTGCAGGCGATGCTCGCGCAGGCCGGCACGGTGACCGACGCGCTGGACGCGTGGGAGGAGGCGGCCGTCGAGACGAAGTACGACGGCGCGCGCGTCCAACTCCACTACGACGGGGAGGACGTCCAGATATTCTCGCGGAACATGGAGGAGGTGACGCACGCGCTCCCGGAGGTCGTGGAGTTCGCCGAGGCGGAACTCCCCGTGCCGGCGATTCTCGACGGAGAGGTCGTCGCGGTCGACGCGGACGGGAATCCGCGGGCGTTCCAGCACGTCCTCCGGCGGTTCCGGCGGAAACACGACGTGGCGAAAGCGCGCGAGGACGTCCCCGTCGAGCTGCGGGCGTTCGACTGCCTGCACGCGTGGGGCGACGACCGCCTCGACGACCCCCTTGTCGACCGCCACGATGCGCTCGACGCCTTGCTCGGTCACACGAACGCCGTCTCCGACCTCTCGGTCTCCGGCGACGTCGAGGAGATCGAGGCGTTCGAAGCCGAGAGCCTCGACGCCGGCCACGAGGGCATCATGTTGAAGAATCCTCGTTCGCACTACTCGCCGGGGAAACGCGGACAGAACTGGCTGAAGCGCAAGCCCGACGTGGAGACGCTCGACCTCGTCGTCACCGGCGCGGAGTGGGGCGAGGGCCGCCGCGCCGAACTCCTCGGGACCTTCCTCCTCTCCGCGAGAACAGAGGACGGATTCGAGACCATCGGGAAGGTGGCGACCGGCATCACCGACGAAGAACTCGCGGAACTCACCGACGTACTCGAACCGCACGTCCGCCACGAGGAGGGCCAGACGGTCGACATCGAACCCGCCGTCGTCTTCGAAGTCGGCTACGAGGAGATCCAACAGTCACCCACGTACTCCTCGGGGTACGCCCTCCGCTTCCCGCGGTTCGTCACCGTTCGCGAGGACAAGACGCCGGCGACGGCGGACTCCCTCGAACGCGTCGAACGCCTCGTCGCGAACGACTAA
- a CDS encoding DUF555 domain-containing protein, giving the protein MSNYVVAMEAAWLVRDVENSDDAIGVAVSEAGKRLNDKDLDYVEVEAGVTSCPACAEPLDAAFLAAETALVGLVLELTIFNADSEEHASRIAKSEVGGALRDVPLKVIEVVEEPEDD; this is encoded by the coding sequence ATGAGCAACTACGTCGTCGCCATGGAGGCGGCCTGGCTCGTCCGTGACGTCGAGAATTCGGACGACGCTATCGGGGTCGCCGTCAGCGAAGCCGGGAAGCGTCTGAACGACAAGGACCTCGACTACGTCGAAGTCGAAGCCGGCGTCACCTCGTGTCCCGCCTGCGCCGAGCCGCTCGACGCCGCCTTCCTCGCCGCCGAGACCGCGCTCGTCGGCCTCGTCCTCGAACTCACCATCTTCAACGCCGACTCCGAAGAACACGCCTCACGCATCGCGAAGAGCGAAGTCGGCGGCGCGCTCCGCGACGTCCCGCTCAAAGTCATCGAAGTCGTCGAAGAACCCGAGGACGACTAG
- a CDS encoding DNA topoisomerase IV subunit A has translation MSQTDNTDEIAQERLLDLAEEFYDQFLDGEIPHMDIPTRSKSNIVFDEESQVWVYGDRKSTRSANSVRGARKLLKAVYTVEFLEQQLEEDRSSTLRELYYLSESWDEAEAKFNDQSESDKLVEDLEIVSGVKREDFHMRPEESGAKVMGPLRIREQTNRGDREIHCQEDVGQGGYQIPNNPDTIEFLDHDVDFVLCVETGGMRDRLVENGFDDEYNALVVHLGGQPARATRRLTKRLHDELDLPVTVFTDGDPWSYRIFGSVSYGSIKSAHLSEYLATPQAEFIGIQPSDIVEYDLPTDSLSDSDVNALESELEDPRFQDDYWTEQIELQLDIGKKAEQQALASRGLDFVTDTYLPERLDEMGVI, from the coding sequence ATGAGTCAGACAGACAACACCGACGAAATCGCACAGGAACGCCTCCTCGACCTCGCCGAGGAGTTCTACGACCAGTTCCTCGACGGGGAGATCCCCCACATGGACATCCCGACGCGCTCGAAGTCGAACATCGTCTTCGACGAAGAGTCTCAGGTCTGGGTCTACGGCGACCGGAAGAGCACTCGCTCCGCGAACTCCGTCCGCGGCGCGCGCAAACTCCTCAAAGCCGTCTACACCGTCGAATTCCTCGAACAGCAGTTAGAGGAGGACCGCTCGTCGACGCTGCGTGAACTCTACTACCTCTCCGAGTCCTGGGACGAGGCGGAGGCGAAGTTCAACGACCAGTCGGAGTCCGACAAACTCGTCGAAGACTTAGAGATCGTCTCCGGCGTGAAACGCGAGGACTTCCACATGCGCCCCGAAGAGTCGGGCGCGAAAGTCATGGGGCCGCTGCGCATTCGCGAGCAGACGAACCGCGGCGACCGCGAAATCCACTGTCAGGAGGACGTCGGCCAAGGCGGCTACCAGATTCCCAACAACCCCGACACCATCGAGTTCCTCGACCACGACGTCGACTTCGTCCTCTGCGTCGAGACCGGCGGGATGCGCGACCGCCTCGTCGAGAACGGCTTCGACGACGAGTACAACGCCCTCGTCGTCCACCTCGGCGGCCAGCCCGCCCGCGCCACCCGCCGCCTCACCAAACGCCTCCACGACGAACTCGACCTCCCCGTCACCGTCTTCACTGACGGCGACCCCTGGAGCTACCGCATCTTCGGCTCCGTCTCCTACGGCTCTATCAAATCCGCCCACCTCTCCGAATACCTCGCCACCCCTCAGGCCGAGTTCATCGGCATCCAACCGAGCGACATCGTCGAATACGACTTACCTACTGATTCGCTCTCCGACTCCGACGTCAACGCCCTCGAAAGCGAGTTAGAGGACCCCCGCTTCCAGGACGACTACTGGACCGAGCAGATCGAACTCCAACTCGACATCGGCAAGAAGGCCGAACAGCAGGCGCTCGCGTCTCGCGGGCTGGACTTCGTCACCGACACCTACCTCCCCGAACGCCTCGACGAGATGGGCGTCATCTAA
- a CDS encoding TVP38/TMEM64 family protein — protein MPRPRRLFRTHDTKRSALVAALALAATGLLLAFLVTRVDVLATPAAVERFVRGFGVLAPLAFVLLQAVQVVAAPIPGQVLAFVAGYLFGPVWGTVYGVTGATIGSYVAFSLARRFGRPYVERVLHDDALGWLDAFSHDHGLLALFCVFLIPGLPDDVVCFVAGLTDLDVKKMTAVAALGRTPGFFAAAYAGSNAAHGRYDTALVVLAALAAVALGAWIYRERIRDALTA, from the coding sequence ATGCCTCGCCCCCGCCGGCTGTTCCGCACGCACGACACCAAGCGGAGCGCGCTCGTCGCCGCGCTCGCGCTCGCCGCCACCGGCCTCCTCCTCGCGTTTCTCGTGACTCGCGTCGACGTGCTCGCGACGCCCGCCGCCGTCGAGCGATTCGTCCGCGGCTTCGGCGTGCTCGCCCCGCTCGCGTTCGTCCTCCTGCAGGCCGTGCAGGTCGTCGCCGCGCCCATCCCCGGGCAGGTGCTCGCCTTCGTCGCCGGCTACCTCTTCGGCCCCGTCTGGGGCACCGTCTACGGCGTCACGGGCGCGACCATCGGAAGCTACGTCGCGTTCTCGCTCGCCCGGCGCTTCGGCCGCCCGTACGTCGAACGCGTCCTCCACGACGACGCCCTCGGCTGGCTCGACGCCTTCTCACACGACCACGGCCTCCTCGCGCTCTTCTGCGTCTTCCTCATTCCCGGCCTCCCCGACGACGTCGTCTGTTTCGTCGCCGGCCTCACCGACCTCGACGTGAAGAAGATGACCGCCGTCGCCGCGCTCGGCCGAACGCCCGGCTTCTTCGCCGCGGCGTACGCCGGGTCGAACGCCGCACACGGCCGCTACGACACCGCGCTCGTCGTGCTCGCCGCGCTCGCCGCCGTCGCGCTCGGCGCGTGGATCTACCGCGAACGCATCCGGGACGCGCTCACCGCTTAG
- a CDS encoding MazG nucleotide pyrophosphohydrolase domain-containing protein, translating into MREQDRVADFFDEHDLEGEPAYQLLDLTSEVGELAKDAVESTDYGASGEVEVKSDEVGDVLFSLLAVANSLDLDASACLDEAIEKYESRIEATGTASSGE; encoded by the coding sequence ATGCGCGAACAAGACCGCGTCGCCGACTTCTTCGACGAACACGACCTCGAAGGCGAACCGGCGTACCAGCTTCTCGACCTCACCTCTGAGGTCGGCGAGCTCGCGAAAGACGCCGTCGAATCCACCGATTACGGCGCGAGCGGCGAGGTCGAGGTGAAGTCGGACGAGGTCGGCGACGTGCTCTTCAGCCTCCTCGCCGTCGCGAACTCGCTCGACCTCGACGCGAGCGCCTGCCTCGACGAGGCCATCGAGAAGTACGAATCCCGCATCGAGGCGACGGGAACGGCCTCTTCCGGCGAATGA
- a CDS encoding MBL fold metallo-hydrolase, which yields MTVHFAGLTLDWLGYATTRIESDADQSAEPGRKRDGSVVYLDPGRYGVLDDYDARDGDVVCVTHDHHYDSDGIERVAEEDATIIVYEGVDTANIDRDVTPVDDLDFSVIRLGERDETVVGDVSVRSLPGYNEVGGPNDDGDGNVPHPEGFGVGYLVGVGEKNVFYPGDSDALGFYDSLVVDVLLPPISHSYTMTQDDAAALAGRLDPGLVMPVHYDTFDALEADEDRFVADVAHEQVPVVLDDPNEQ from the coding sequence GTGACCGTTCACTTCGCCGGCCTCACGCTCGACTGGCTCGGCTACGCCACCACCCGCATCGAGAGCGACGCCGACCAGTCCGCCGAACCGGGTCGGAAGCGCGACGGCTCCGTCGTCTACCTCGACCCCGGCCGGTACGGCGTGCTCGACGACTACGACGCCCGCGACGGCGACGTCGTCTGCGTCACCCACGACCACCACTACGACTCCGACGGCATCGAACGCGTCGCCGAGGAGGACGCGACCATCATCGTCTACGAGGGCGTCGACACCGCGAACATCGACCGCGACGTCACGCCCGTCGACGACCTCGATTTCTCGGTCATCCGGCTCGGTGAGCGCGACGAAACCGTCGTCGGCGACGTGTCCGTTCGCTCCCTCCCCGGCTACAACGAGGTCGGCGGCCCGAACGACGACGGCGACGGGAACGTCCCGCACCCCGAAGGATTCGGCGTCGGCTACCTCGTCGGCGTAGGTGAAAAGAACGTCTTCTACCCCGGCGACTCGGACGCGCTCGGCTTCTACGACTCCCTCGTCGTCGACGTCCTCCTCCCGCCGATCAGCCACTCCTACACGATGACGCAGGATGACGCCGCGGCGCTCGCCGGCCGCCTCGACCCCGGCCTCGTCATGCCCGTCCACTACGACACCTTCGACGCCCTCGAAGCGGACGAAGACCGCTTCGTCGCCGACGTCGCGCACGAACAGGTCCCCGTCGTCCTCGACGACCCCAACGAGCAGTAG
- a CDS encoding CBS domain-containing protein: MYLPTPQDLRERRTELGLTQAELADRADVSQPLIARIEGGDVDPRLSTLRRIVEALDEAEGDVVRARSLMHEDLVTVSPDDAVRDAVDRMQDAGFSQLPVLTNGVPVGSISESDVVHAGDDAGSLAVRDVMSESFPTVSPDATLEEVSSLLDHYKAVMVTEDGETVGIITQADVAARVS, translated from the coding sequence ATGTACCTCCCGACGCCGCAGGACCTCCGGGAGCGCCGGACCGAACTCGGCCTGACGCAGGCCGAACTCGCCGACCGCGCCGACGTCTCACAGCCCCTCATCGCCCGCATCGAGGGCGGCGACGTCGACCCGCGACTCTCCACGCTCCGCCGCATCGTCGAAGCGCTCGACGAAGCCGAAGGCGACGTCGTGCGCGCCCGCAGCCTCATGCACGAGGACCTCGTCACCGTCTCCCCCGACGACGCCGTCCGCGACGCCGTCGACCGCATGCAGGACGCCGGCTTCAGCCAGCTCCCCGTCCTCACGAACGGCGTCCCCGTCGGCTCCATCTCGGAGAGCGACGTCGTCCACGCCGGCGACGACGCCGGCAGCCTCGCCGTCCGCGACGTCATGAGCGAGTCCTTCCCGACCGTCTCCCCCGACGCGACGCTCGAAGAGGTGTCGAGCCTCCTCGACCACTACAAGGCCGTCATGGTCACCGAGGACGGCGAAACGGTCGGCATCATCACGCAGGCCGACGTCGCCGCGCGCGTCTCCTAA
- the purM gene encoding phosphoribosylformylglycinamidine cyclo-ligase: MSEDDESLTYADAGVDIEASEAATAALVGATKGLDDDTAYAGLLDVGDRYLALATDGVGTKLLVADAVGEYSTVGIDCMAMNVNDLVAAGVDPVAFVDYLAIDDPDEAVMAQIGDGLAAAAEEAGVVLVGGETAVMPEVVKGFDLAGTVAGLAAKGDVFENDAEPGDVLVGFPSSGVHSNGLTLARKAATRDGDYDDPYPYDGYETVGEALLEPTRIYTYLLDPLREAGANAAAHVTGGGWTNLSRMGDHRYSVTDPLPAQDVFAFVQERGNVSDEEMHRTFNMGTGFVAAIPDADAAEALCDATDGQVIGAVEAGSDVAVRGLTLD, encoded by the coding sequence ATGTCTGAGGACGACGAGTCGCTGACGTACGCCGACGCGGGCGTCGACATCGAGGCGAGCGAGGCCGCGACCGCCGCGCTCGTCGGCGCGACGAAGGGACTCGACGACGACACCGCCTACGCCGGCCTGCTCGACGTCGGCGACCGCTACCTCGCCCTCGCCACCGACGGCGTCGGCACGAAACTCCTCGTCGCCGACGCCGTGGGGGAGTACAGTACAGTGGGAATCGACTGCATGGCGATGAACGTCAACGACCTCGTCGCCGCCGGCGTCGACCCGGTCGCGTTCGTCGACTACCTCGCCATCGACGACCCCGACGAGGCCGTGATGGCGCAGATCGGCGACGGCCTCGCCGCCGCCGCCGAGGAAGCCGGCGTCGTGCTCGTCGGCGGCGAAACGGCGGTGATGCCCGAAGTCGTCAAAGGGTTCGACCTCGCCGGCACCGTCGCCGGCCTCGCCGCGAAAGGCGACGTCTTCGAGAACGACGCGGAACCCGGCGACGTCCTCGTCGGTTTCCCCTCTTCGGGGGTTCACTCGAACGGCCTCACGCTCGCCCGGAAGGCCGCCACGCGCGACGGCGACTACGACGACCCGTACCCCTACGACGGCTACGAGACCGTGGGCGAGGCGCTCCTCGAACCGACGCGCATCTACACCTATCTCCTCGACCCGCTCCGCGAGGCCGGCGCGAACGCGGCCGCGCACGTCACCGGCGGCGGCTGGACGAACCTCTCCCGGATGGGCGACCACCGCTATTCAGTGACGGACCCGCTCCCCGCGCAGGACGTCTTCGCGTTCGTCCAGGAGCGGGGGAACGTCTCCGACGAGGAGATGCACCGGACGTTCAACATGGGGACGGGCTTCGTCGCGGCGATTCCGGACGCGGACGCCGCCGAGGCGCTCTGCGACGCCACCGACGGACAGGTCATCGGCGCGGTCGAGGCGGGCTCGGACGTCGCGGTGCGCGGGCTGACGCTCGACTAA
- a CDS encoding DNA topoisomerase VI subunit B: protein MTSFQSTLGDGVAEELAQNQREISIAEFFEKNKHMLGFDSGARGLVTAVKEAVDNALDAAEEAGILPDIYVEIAENGDYYTLVVEDNGPGITKEQVPKVFGKLLYGSRFHSREQTRGQQGIGISAAVLYSQLTSGTPAKITSRTKGSDTAEYFELIIDTDTNEPEIQTAETTSWDRTHGTRIELEMEANMRARGQLHDYMEHTAVVNPHARLELREPNAHEKYERAENAGLPAETEEIRPHPHGVELGALIKMLGETDSHSVSGFLQEEFTRVGAKTADSILDAFRDNHFGREAAWQTPGAGDDVDVEAVVTDAISNKGAAATSAFAEHVERAFAERDRLSYTDLEAVVANVSDTVEGETGKSFGDTVQENVVDALWGVLAADENRTESLYPFVDEATTVQKGDAVVHGLAERIAEKFDEETPRARVTRGTLETFVERAAEMTADVEDATVGETARENVADAIWASMVRVEDDVPLVREIAGERDLARDLLDAMTRTDVMAPPTDCLAPITAELVEAGLRKEYDADFYASATRDADVHGGDPFIVEAGIAYGGELAAEGSVDLMRFANRVPLVYQRGACATTQVIKNIGWRNYGLDQPGGSGMPSGPCVVMIHVASTNVPFTSESKDALANVPAIEDEIELAVREAARDLKSYLKAQRSRQKRRQKQNVIADILPKMAHKVSEMTGREELVVDDSLARIMNNVLVERESEGDTARIVVENHSGQSADLDVTDIVTEEPTDLSDGTVVEMDGEWFVKWSPSVASGDDAVLSYTVPDGSEGGLTVKGVDDEKLTVNQ from the coding sequence ATGACGTCCTTCCAGTCGACGCTCGGCGACGGGGTGGCCGAGGAGCTCGCGCAGAACCAGCGCGAGATCTCCATCGCCGAGTTCTTCGAGAAGAACAAACACATGCTGGGCTTCGACTCGGGGGCCCGCGGGCTCGTCACCGCCGTGAAAGAGGCGGTCGACAACGCCCTCGACGCCGCCGAGGAAGCCGGAATCCTCCCAGACATCTACGTCGAAATCGCCGAGAACGGCGACTACTACACGCTCGTCGTCGAGGACAACGGCCCCGGCATCACCAAAGAACAAGTCCCCAAGGTCTTCGGGAAACTCCTCTACGGCTCGCGCTTCCACTCCCGCGAGCAGACCCGCGGCCAGCAGGGCATCGGGATCTCAGCGGCCGTCCTCTACAGTCAGCTCACCTCCGGGACGCCCGCGAAAATCACGAGCCGGACGAAGGGCTCGGACACCGCCGAATACTTCGAGCTCATCATCGACACGGACACGAACGAGCCGGAGATTCAGACGGCGGAGACGACGTCGTGGGACCGAACCCACGGGACGCGCATCGAACTGGAGATGGAGGCGAACATGCGCGCTCGCGGTCAGCTCCACGACTACATGGAGCACACGGCGGTCGTGAACCCGCACGCGCGCCTCGAACTCCGCGAGCCGAACGCCCACGAGAAGTACGAACGCGCGGAGAACGCGGGGCTCCCCGCGGAGACCGAAGAGATCCGCCCGCACCCCCACGGCGTCGAACTGGGCGCGCTCATCAAGATGCTCGGTGAGACCGACTCGCACTCGGTCTCCGGCTTCCTCCAGGAGGAGTTCACGCGCGTCGGCGCGAAGACCGCGGACAGCATCCTCGACGCCTTCCGCGACAACCACTTCGGCCGCGAAGCCGCCTGGCAGACGCCCGGCGCTGGCGACGATGTGGACGTCGAGGCCGTCGTCACGGACGCGATCTCGAACAAGGGCGCGGCGGCGACGTCGGCGTTCGCCGAGCACGTCGAGCGCGCCTTCGCGGAGCGCGACCGGCTCTCGTATACGGACCTCGAAGCCGTCGTCGCGAACGTTTCTGATACGGTCGAAGGCGAGACCGGGAAGTCGTTCGGCGACACGGTGCAGGAGAACGTCGTCGACGCGCTCTGGGGCGTGCTCGCCGCCGACGAGAACCGAACGGAGAGCCTCTACCCGTTCGTTGACGAGGCGACGACGGTGCAGAAGGGCGACGCGGTCGTCCACGGCCTCGCCGAGCGCATCGCGGAGAAGTTCGACGAGGAGACGCCGCGAGCGCGCGTGACCCGCGGGACGCTGGAGACGTTCGTGGAGCGCGCCGCGGAGATGACGGCCGACGTCGAGGACGCGACCGTCGGCGAGACGGCGCGGGAGAACGTCGCGGACGCCATCTGGGCGTCGATGGTGCGCGTCGAGGACGACGTGCCGCTCGTCCGCGAGATCGCCGGGGAGCGCGACCTCGCCCGCGACCTGCTCGACGCGATGACCCGCACGGACGTCATGGCTCCGCCGACGGACTGCCTCGCGCCCATCACCGCCGAGCTCGTCGAAGCGGGGTTACGCAAGGAGTACGACGCGGACTTCTACGCGTCGGCGACGCGGGACGCGGACGTCCACGGCGGCGACCCCTTCATCGTCGAAGCCGGCATCGCGTACGGCGGCGAACTCGCCGCGGAGGGGAGCGTCGACCTCATGCGCTTCGCGAACCGCGTGCCGCTCGTCTACCAGCGCGGCGCGTGCGCGACGACGCAAGTAATCAAGAACATCGGCTGGCGGAACTACGGCCTCGACCAGCCCGGGGGAAGCGGGATGCCGAGCGGCCCCTGCGTCGTCATGATCCACGTCGCCTCGACGAACGTGCCCTTCACGAGCGAGTCGAAGGACGCGCTCGCGAACGTTCCCGCCATCGAGGACGAAATCGAACTCGCCGTCCGCGAGGCCGCGCGCGACCTGAAGTCCTACCTGAAGGCGCAGCGCTCCCGGCAGAAGCGCCGGCAGAAGCAGAACGTCATCGCGGACATCCTCCCGAAGATGGCGCACAAGGTCTCCGAGATGACCGGCCGCGAGGAGCTCGTCGTCGACGACTCCCTCGCCCGCATCATGAACAACGTCCTCGTCGAACGCGAATCCGAGGGAGACACGGCGAGAATCGTCGTGGAGAACCACTCCGGGCAGTCCGCCGACCTCGACGTCACTGACATCGTCACCGAAGAACCCACGGACCTCTCGGACGGCACCGTCGTCGAGATGGACGGCGAGTGGTTCGTGAAGTGGTCGCCCTCCGTCGCGAGCGGCGACGACGCCGTCCTCTCCTACACCGTCCCCGACGGCAGCGAGGGCGGTCTCACCGTGAAAGGCGTCGACGACGAGAAACTAACCGTCAACCAATGA
- a CDS encoding HAD-IIA family hydrolase, translating to MTAAYRAAVVDLDGTVLSGESLLPGAADGLRALRDRVERILFVTNNPTRSPEAYAEHLRDMGVEATPDEILTSCDATIAYLRAHHADDALFAIAEESVTSQFENANLDLVEDPTASDAVVVGYDRGFGYDDMTAAIRAFDAGATGFVGTDPDHTVPSPDGPVPGSGALVHAVSGVVDRDPDAILGKPSAETADIALDRLGVNPGACLMVGDRLNTDVAFGDAVGMTTVLVRTGIATDADLADSDVAPDYVLDGLRDIAAVLSD from the coding sequence ATGACTGCGGCGTATCGGGCGGCCGTCGTCGACCTCGACGGCACGGTGCTCTCCGGCGAGTCGCTCCTGCCGGGCGCTGCCGACGGCCTCCGCGCGCTCCGCGACCGCGTCGAACGAATCCTCTTCGTGACGAACAACCCCACGCGGAGTCCGGAGGCCTACGCGGAACACCTCCGCGACATGGGCGTCGAGGCGACGCCGGACGAGATTCTCACCTCCTGCGACGCGACCATCGCCTACCTCCGCGCCCACCACGCCGACGACGCGCTCTTCGCCATCGCCGAGGAGAGCGTCACGAGCCAGTTCGAGAACGCGAACCTCGACCTCGTCGAGGACCCGACCGCGAGCGACGCCGTCGTCGTCGGCTACGACCGCGGCTTCGGCTACGACGACATGACCGCCGCCATCCGCGCGTTCGACGCCGGCGCGACGGGATTCGTCGGCACCGACCCCGACCACACCGTCCCCAGCCCCGACGGCCCCGTCCCCGGCTCCGGCGCGCTCGTCCACGCCGTCTCCGGCGTCGTCGACCGCGACCCCGACGCCATTCTGGGAAAACCCTCGGCGGAGACCGCGGACATCGCGCTCGACCGCCTCGGCGTGAACCCCGGAGCGTGCCTCATGGTCGGCGACCGCCTGAACACCGACGTCGCCTTCGGAGACGCCGTCGGGATGACGACCGTCCTCGTCCGCACCGGCATCGCGACCGACGCCGACCTCGCCGACAGCGACGTCGCCCCCGACTACGTCCTCGACGGCCTCCGCGACATCGCCGCCGTCCTCTCCGACTGA
- the psmB gene encoding archaeal proteasome endopeptidase complex subunit beta, whose protein sequence is MYNPNQSSDFSRNLDRFQGKFENPYGPELGDMPQNEMTQADMENVNKTGTTIVGMVTQDGVVMASDQRASLGGRVVSNKNVQKVEEIQPNAAITISGSVGGAQSFIRSLRAEANLYEARRGEYMNIPALSTIASNLLRGGPFFVVVPILAGVDDDGGHVFSLDPSGSSMEDKYTAQGSGMPYALGTLENEFEDGMTTDEAVTVGAKAINAATERDTASGNGIHITKITRENVEISAYEDVDELL, encoded by the coding sequence ATGTACAACCCCAATCAGTCGTCGGATTTCTCCCGTAACCTCGACCGGTTCCAGGGTAAGTTCGAGAACCCGTACGGGCCGGAGCTCGGGGATATGCCGCAGAACGAGATGACGCAGGCGGACATGGAGAACGTCAACAAGACGGGGACGACCATCGTCGGGATGGTCACGCAGGACGGCGTCGTGATGGCGTCCGACCAGCGCGCGAGCCTCGGCGGCCGCGTCGTCTCGAACAAGAACGTGCAGAAGGTCGAGGAGATTCAGCCGAACGCGGCGATCACTATCTCCGGGAGCGTCGGCGGCGCGCAGTCCTTCATCCGCTCGCTCCGCGCCGAGGCGAACCTCTACGAGGCGCGTCGCGGCGAGTACATGAACATCCCCGCGCTCTCGACGATCGCGTCGAACCTCCTCCGCGGCGGCCCCTTCTTCGTCGTCGTCCCCATCCTCGCCGGCGTCGACGACGACGGCGGGCACGTCTTCAGCCTCGACCCGAGCGGGTCGAGCATGGAGGATAAGTACACGGCGCAGGGCTCCGGGATGCCGTACGCGCTCGGGACGCTCGAAAACGAGTTCGAGGACGGCATGACGACGGACGAGGCCGTCACGGTCGGCGCGAAGGCCATCAACGCCGCGACCGAGCGCGACACCGCGTCCGGCAACGGCATTCACATCACGAAGATCACGCGCGAGAACGTCGAGATCTCCGCGTACGAGGACGTCGACGAGCTCCTGTAA